The Pseudomonas iranensis genome includes a window with the following:
- a CDS encoding LysR substrate-binding domain-containing protein produces MLDLELLKTFVCVVDEGSFTRAAERVHRTQSTVSQQVRKLEDLVGHPLLLRDRTGVNVAVTEHGELLIHYARRLLALSAEATQALASDVDLEVLRIGMPEDFDARRMALILAGFTRNHPQARLETISGMSLDLRQRLDAGDIDIALIKREPDSGPAWATWPERLVWVKGTEFDTSSGVLPLALFPQGCLYRQRAIRLLDVAQRPWRVAFGSHSLTGIQAAVASGLGISVLPVSALLPEHEVCTDLPDLAPTELALVSREGVLSGLQRGLVEFLRGELGVDAGGFA; encoded by the coding sequence ATGCTGGATCTGGAATTGCTGAAAACCTTTGTCTGCGTAGTCGACGAAGGCAGCTTCACCCGCGCAGCGGAACGTGTGCACCGCACGCAATCGACGGTCAGCCAGCAGGTGCGCAAACTCGAAGATCTGGTCGGCCACCCGCTACTCCTGCGCGACCGCACCGGAGTGAACGTCGCGGTCACCGAACACGGCGAACTGCTGATCCACTATGCGCGCCGGTTACTGGCGCTGTCCGCCGAAGCCACGCAAGCGCTGGCCAGCGACGTCGACCTGGAAGTGCTGCGCATCGGCATGCCGGAAGACTTCGACGCCCGGCGCATGGCACTGATCCTCGCCGGTTTCACCCGCAACCATCCGCAAGCGCGCCTGGAAACCATCAGCGGCATGAGCCTCGACCTGCGCCAACGCCTCGACGCCGGCGACATCGACATTGCCCTGATCAAACGCGAACCCGACAGCGGCCCGGCATGGGCTACCTGGCCGGAACGACTGGTCTGGGTCAAAGGCACCGAATTCGACACCTCCAGCGGTGTGCTGCCGCTGGCACTGTTTCCGCAGGGCTGCCTGTACCGACAACGGGCGATTCGCTTGCTCGATGTGGCGCAGCGACCATGGCGAGTGGCGTTCGGCAGCCACAGCCTGACCGGGATACAAGCGGCGGTGGCGTCTGGGTTAGGGATTTCGGTGTTGCCGGTTTCGGCGCTATTGCCGGAGCATGAGGTGTGTACGGATCTGCCCGATCTGGCGCCGACGGAACTGGCGCTGGTCAGCCGCGAGGGAGTGTTGAGCGGGTTGCAGCGGGGGCTGGTGGAGTTTTTGCGTGGGGAATTGGGGGTGGATGCGGGGGGATTTGCGTGA
- a CDS encoding sensor domain-containing diguanylate cyclase, with translation MPIPIHDPHQAPGTLKRLPLRKAAVLFIVAVSLCLCGLLYLQLEQSRRQDLAVAKMASGNLTRAMAQQAEDTVRAADLVMTSLVDWIQDDGYGTAQRPRLQRIFARRAQQLDQLHGIFLFDREGQWIITSFADLPRGNGVADRDYFKFHQQNASTVAHIGPAIRSRENGEWIIPISRRVNDQLGNFQGVLMAGIRMSYFDQFFKSFSLDGSGIMFLALTDGTLLARRPFDESLINTSVAHGEIYQTLLPNANAGTAMLNSVVDGVTRLYGYRQLASYPLVVSAATSQDTILQGWYDRAFQSSVIVALVILGVGLFGWVFIHQVRDGERIENNLRKAQRALEQIATHDSLTGLANRRLFERSLDIEFARGARQVSPVSLIMLDIDFFKRYNDAYGHVAGDQCLAQVAQVVKACCQRKSDLAVRYGGEEFAVLLPDTDINGALAIAGQIRRSVIDKHIIHSGSPTGYLTVSLGCYAFIPHGNDSPQVFIQRADAALYQAKNAGRNRAAVFAAEEAFAELMRSDR, from the coding sequence TTGCCAATCCCCATTCACGATCCGCATCAGGCCCCCGGCACGCTCAAACGGTTGCCGCTTCGCAAAGCGGCGGTGCTGTTTATCGTTGCGGTGAGCCTGTGCCTGTGCGGTCTGCTGTACCTGCAACTGGAGCAGTCGCGGCGTCAGGATCTGGCAGTGGCGAAGATGGCCTCGGGCAACCTGACCCGGGCCATGGCGCAGCAGGCCGAGGACACCGTGCGGGCGGCGGATCTGGTGATGACCAGCCTGGTCGACTGGATTCAGGACGATGGTTACGGGACGGCGCAGCGACCCCGGTTACAGCGGATTTTCGCCCGCCGCGCGCAGCAACTGGATCAGCTGCATGGCATCTTTCTCTTCGATCGCGAAGGGCAGTGGATCATCACCTCGTTCGCTGATCTGCCTCGTGGCAATGGCGTGGCCGATCGCGACTATTTCAAGTTCCATCAGCAGAATGCGTCGACCGTTGCGCACATCGGCCCGGCGATTCGCAGCCGCGAAAACGGCGAATGGATCATCCCGATTTCCAGACGCGTGAACGACCAGCTCGGCAACTTTCAGGGCGTGCTGATGGCGGGCATCCGCATGTCCTACTTCGATCAGTTCTTCAAAAGCTTCAGCCTCGATGGCAGCGGCATCATGTTTCTGGCGCTGACCGACGGCACCTTGCTGGCACGACGGCCCTTTGATGAGTCGTTGATCAATACCTCGGTGGCCCACGGCGAGATCTATCAAACCCTGCTGCCGAACGCTAACGCTGGCACCGCGATGCTCAACTCCGTGGTCGACGGCGTGACCCGCTTGTACGGCTATAGACAGCTCGCCTCGTATCCGCTGGTGGTCTCTGCGGCGACGTCGCAAGACACGATTCTGCAGGGCTGGTATGACCGCGCGTTTCAGTCCAGCGTAATTGTCGCGCTGGTGATTCTCGGGGTTGGCCTGTTCGGCTGGGTGTTCATTCATCAGGTGCGCGACGGCGAGCGTATCGAGAATAACCTACGCAAGGCGCAACGGGCGCTGGAGCAGATCGCCACCCACGACAGCCTTACCGGGTTGGCCAATCGGCGCTTGTTCGAGCGTTCCCTGGACATTGAGTTTGCCCGTGGCGCGCGGCAGGTCAGTCCGGTCAGCCTGATCATGCTCGATATCGATTTCTTCAAGCGCTACAACGATGCTTACGGCCATGTCGCCGGCGATCAATGCCTGGCGCAGGTGGCGCAAGTGGTGAAGGCCTGCTGCCAGCGCAAGTCGGATCTGGCGGTGCGTTATGGCGGCGAAGAATTTGCCGTGCTGCTGCCGGACACCGACATCAACGGTGCGCTGGCGATTGCCGGGCAGATTCGCCGTAGCGTGATCGACAAGCACATCATCCACAGCGGCTCGCCGACCGGTTATCTCACCGTGAGCCTGGGCTGTTATGCGTTTATTCCGCACGGCAACGACAGCCCGCAAGTGTTTATCCAGCGCGCGGACGCGGCGTTGTATCAGGCGAAAAATGCCGGGCGCAATCGCGCGGCGGTGTTTGCAGCTGAAGAGGCTTTTGCCGAGCTGATGCGTTCGGATCGCTGA
- a CDS encoding MFS transporter, producing MTSLSPQDTFVPGRLEQMSTRVAFFIAGLGIAAWAPLVPYAKARAGLDEGTLGLLLLCLGVGSILAMPLAGILATRFGCRRVATGGTLLICAALPLLATVSSIPALIATLFMFGAGLGTVDSTVNLQAVIVERASGKHMMSGFHGLFSLGGIVGAAGVSALLGLGLTPLAAMLVVVVLLIGALLKCVPHMLPYGSESSGPAFAIPHGIVLFIGGMCFIVFLTEGAALDWSAVFLAQERGIDTAYAGMGYAAFALTMTVGRLLGDRIVRKLGATRIILFGGLLAAAGLFLATFAPSWQAALLGYALVGAGCSNIVPVLYTAVGKQTVMPESIAVPAITTLGYAGILAGPAVIGFVAHASSLSFAFGLMAVLLVAVAIGGKVLKV from the coding sequence ATGACCAGCCTCAGCCCCCAAGACACCTTCGTCCCCGGACGCCTGGAACAGATGTCCACGCGCGTTGCCTTTTTCATTGCCGGCCTCGGCATCGCCGCGTGGGCGCCGCTGGTGCCGTATGCCAAGGCGCGGGCCGGGCTGGATGAGGGCACGCTGGGGTTATTGCTGTTGTGCCTGGGTGTCGGCTCGATTCTGGCGATGCCGCTGGCGGGGATTCTCGCCACGCGTTTTGGTTGCCGACGCGTGGCCACCGGCGGCACCTTGCTGATCTGCGCGGCGCTGCCGTTGCTGGCGACGGTGTCATCGATCCCGGCGCTGATCGCCACGCTGTTCATGTTCGGTGCCGGCCTCGGCACGGTGGATTCGACGGTGAACCTGCAAGCCGTGATCGTCGAGCGCGCCAGCGGCAAGCACATGATGTCGGGGTTTCACGGCCTGTTCAGCCTCGGCGGCATTGTCGGTGCGGCGGGCGTCAGCGCCCTGCTCGGCCTCGGGCTGACACCGCTGGCAGCGATGCTCGTCGTCGTCGTGTTGCTGATCGGCGCCTTGCTCAAATGCGTGCCGCACATGTTGCCCTACGGCAGCGAAAGCTCCGGCCCTGCGTTCGCGATTCCCCATGGCATCGTGCTGTTTATCGGTGGCATGTGCTTCATCGTTTTCCTTACCGAAGGCGCCGCACTGGACTGGAGCGCAGTGTTCCTCGCCCAGGAACGCGGGATCGACACGGCTTATGCGGGAATGGGTTACGCAGCGTTTGCCCTGACCATGACCGTGGGCCGTCTGCTGGGTGATCGCATCGTGCGCAAGCTGGGGGCCACGCGGATCATTCTGTTCGGCGGTCTGTTGGCGGCGGCGGGGTTGTTTCTCGCCACCTTCGCGCCGAGCTGGCAAGCGGCACTGCTCGGTTATGCGCTGGTCGGCGCCGGTTGCTCGAACATCGTGCCGGTGCTGTACACGGCGGTGGGCAAGCAGACGGTGATGCCGGAGAGCATCGCGGTACCGGCGATTACCACGCTGGGTTATGCCGGGATTCTCGCCGGGCCGGCGGTGATCGGTTTTGTCGCCCATGCCAGCAGCCTGAGTTTTGCCTTTGGATTGATGGCAGTGTTGCTGGTGGCTGTGGCGATCGGCGGCAAAGTCCTCAAAGTCTAA
- a CDS encoding carboxymuconolactone decarboxylase family protein, translated as MQSRADFYTASPDAMKAMMALENAVSKLSLEKSLLELVKLRSSQINGCAFCIDMHTADAIKDGETPRRLFAVTAWREAPFFSERERAALLWTESLTQLSLTHAPDEDYEVVAAQFSPKELVDLTVAINTINGWNRLAVGFRKLPQA; from the coding sequence ATGCAATCTCGTGCCGATTTCTACACCGCTTCCCCTGATGCCATGAAAGCGATGATGGCGCTGGAAAATGCCGTCTCGAAACTGTCGCTGGAAAAGAGCCTGCTCGAACTGGTCAAGCTGCGCTCTTCGCAAATCAACGGCTGCGCATTCTGCATCGACATGCACACCGCCGACGCGATCAAGGACGGCGAAACCCCGCGCCGCCTGTTCGCCGTAACGGCATGGCGGGAAGCGCCGTTCTTCAGCGAGCGTGAACGCGCCGCGCTGCTGTGGACCGAGTCGCTGACACAACTGAGCCTGACCCACGCGCCGGACGAAGACTATGAAGTCGTCGCTGCGCAGTTTTCACCGAAGGAACTGGTTGACCTGACAGTGGCGATCAACACCATCAACGGCTGGAATCGCCTGGCGGTGGGCTTCCGCAAACTGCCGCAGGCCTGA
- a CDS encoding FecR family protein, whose amino-acid sequence MMETGDCACGQTAVRDEAAAWFVRLQEPDVSVEQRQRFDAWLNEHPQHREEFQLLQGMWTAADLLPTSRLMALAETPPPRRERRPLLHYAVAASVLAVALGLGLFSGLNQPGGYRAEFATVLGERKHVALPDGSVIDMNSRSRLLVRYEQDHRVIELSAGEAMFSVEHDASRPFIVEAGSGKVTVTGTRFDVRRDATQTRVAVEQGTVKVQGSAAPDNQFINLTAGLGTAVDAQGKVLPAYAVNPAELTAWRNGKLVFNNASLGEVAAEVSRYRDKPLTVSQPNVASLRLTSVFKSDDTDALLKALPSILPVTVRTLADGSQEIISR is encoded by the coding sequence ATGATGGAAACGGGTGATTGCGCCTGTGGGCAAACGGCGGTGCGTGACGAAGCGGCGGCCTGGTTCGTGCGTCTGCAGGAGCCGGATGTCAGCGTCGAGCAACGGCAGCGGTTCGACGCCTGGTTGAACGAGCATCCGCAGCACCGTGAGGAATTCCAGTTGCTGCAAGGCATGTGGACCGCGGCTGATCTGTTGCCGACTTCTCGCCTCATGGCGCTTGCCGAAACTCCGCCACCTCGCCGCGAACGCCGGCCGTTGTTGCATTATGCCGTCGCCGCGAGTGTCCTCGCCGTGGCGCTGGGACTTGGCCTGTTCAGTGGTTTGAATCAGCCGGGCGGTTACCGCGCCGAATTCGCCACCGTGCTGGGCGAGCGCAAACATGTGGCGTTACCCGATGGCTCGGTGATCGACATGAACAGTCGCAGCCGCTTGCTGGTGCGTTATGAGCAGGATCATCGAGTTATCGAGTTGAGCGCGGGTGAGGCGATGTTCAGTGTTGAACACGACGCCTCGCGTCCGTTTATTGTCGAAGCCGGCAGCGGCAAGGTCACAGTCACCGGTACGCGTTTCGATGTGCGCCGCGATGCCACGCAAACCCGCGTTGCGGTGGAGCAGGGCACGGTGAAAGTGCAGGGAAGTGCTGCCCCGGACAACCAATTCATCAACCTCACCGCAGGCCTCGGCACCGCGGTCGATGCCCAGGGCAAAGTCCTGCCGGCCTACGCGGTCAACCCGGCGGAACTGACCGCCTGGCGCAACGGCAAGCTGGTGTTCAACAACGCCAGCCTCGGCGAAGTAGCGGCGGAAGTATCGCGCTATCGCGACAAACCGCTGACCGTATCCCAGCCGAACGTGGCCAGCCTGCGCCTGACCAGCGTGTTCAAATCCGACGACACCGACGCCTTGCTCAAAGCCTTGCCGAGCATCCTGCCGGTGACGGTGCGCACCCTCGCCGATGGCAGTCAGGAAATAATTTCCAGATAG
- a CDS encoding TonB-dependent siderophore receptor, producing the protein MNITTHHNKKSPWLPLALALAVSAAMPLAFAAEAIHIRAQPLGQALSELGQQTSLQVFFSPELVAGKQASAVDGDLSPEQALRQLLQGSGLDYQINEGSVTLAPAATSAASNGPLELGVTDIKVVGDWLGDADAAVVQNHPGARTVIRREAMVEQGAMNVSDVLKRVPGVQVQDSNGTGGSDISLNVGVRGLTSRLSPRSTVLIDGVPAAFAPYGQPQLSMAPISSGNLDSIDVVRGAGSVRYGPQNVGGVINFVTRAIPEKTTGEIGTTLETTQYGGWKHIDTAFLGGTADNGMGVALLYSGVNGHGYRERNNGNDIDDVLLKTHWAPTDQDDFSLNFHYYDASADMPGGLTQRQYDDKPYESVRDYDQFTGRRKDVSFKWIRQIDERTQAEILTYYTDSFRGSTIAARDQRTLSSYPRSYYTLGIEPRVSRVFDVGPTTQEVSVGYRYLKEAMHEESSRLALVNNQPVVTPTSDGHVFQDRTGGTEANSVYVDNKIDVGNWTITPGIRFEHISTDWHDRAVLDTAGRPVPEKNRSIESNEPLPALSVMYHLSDAWKLFANYETSFGSLQYFQLGQGGSGDSTANGLEPEKAKTYEIGTRYNDDVWGGEVTLFYIDFDDELQYISNDVGWTNLGATKHQGIEASAHYDMAALDPRLDGLTANAGFTYTRATYEGEIPGFKGRDLPFYSRQVATVGLRYEINRWTYNIDGFAQSKQRSPGTGVNADGSFNGNYITEGTADGQYGDIPGYVTWNVRGGYDFGPQVSNLKLGAGVKNVFDKQYFTRSSDNNSGMYVGAPRTFFVQASVGF; encoded by the coding sequence GTGAACATCACCACCCACCACAATAAAAAATCCCCTTGGTTGCCATTGGCTCTCGCGCTGGCGGTCAGCGCCGCGATGCCGTTGGCGTTTGCCGCTGAAGCCATTCATATCCGCGCGCAACCGCTGGGCCAGGCCTTGAGCGAGCTGGGCCAGCAAACCTCGCTGCAGGTGTTTTTCAGCCCCGAACTGGTGGCCGGCAAACAGGCGTCAGCGGTCGACGGCGACCTTTCGCCAGAGCAGGCTTTGCGGCAGCTATTGCAGGGCAGCGGTCTCGATTATCAGATCAATGAAGGCTCGGTGACGCTCGCCCCAGCCGCTACCTCCGCAGCCAGCAACGGCCCGCTGGAGCTCGGCGTGACCGACATCAAAGTGGTCGGCGACTGGCTCGGTGACGCCGACGCGGCGGTGGTGCAGAACCACCCCGGCGCACGCACGGTGATTCGCCGCGAAGCGATGGTCGAGCAGGGCGCGATGAACGTCAGCGACGTGCTCAAACGCGTGCCCGGCGTGCAGGTGCAGGACTCCAATGGCACCGGCGGCAGTGATATTTCCCTCAACGTCGGCGTACGCGGTCTGACTTCGCGCCTGTCGCCACGCTCGACCGTGCTGATCGACGGCGTACCTGCCGCGTTTGCTCCGTACGGCCAGCCGCAACTGTCGATGGCGCCGATTTCCTCGGGCAACCTCGACAGCATCGACGTGGTGCGTGGCGCCGGTTCCGTGCGCTACGGGCCACAGAACGTCGGCGGCGTGATCAACTTCGTGACCCGCGCGATCCCGGAGAAAACCACCGGCGAAATCGGCACAACGCTGGAAACCACTCAGTACGGCGGCTGGAAACACATCGACACCGCATTCCTCGGAGGCACCGCCGACAACGGCATGGGCGTCGCGCTGCTGTACTCCGGCGTCAACGGTCACGGTTATCGCGAGCGCAACAACGGCAACGACATCGACGACGTGCTGCTCAAGACGCACTGGGCGCCGACCGACCAGGACGATTTCAGTCTCAATTTCCACTATTACGACGCCAGCGCCGACATGCCCGGCGGTCTGACCCAGCGTCAGTACGACGACAAACCGTACGAATCGGTGCGTGACTACGACCAGTTCACAGGCCGGCGCAAAGACGTGTCGTTCAAGTGGATCCGCCAGATCGACGAGCGCACTCAGGCGGAAATCCTCACCTACTACACCGACAGCTTTCGCGGCAGTACCATCGCCGCGCGCGATCAGCGCACCCTCAGCTCATACCCGCGTTCCTACTACACCCTCGGCATCGAACCGCGCGTGTCGCGGGTGTTCGATGTCGGCCCGACCACTCAGGAAGTCAGCGTCGGTTATCGCTATCTGAAAGAGGCCATGCACGAAGAGTCGAGTCGTCTGGCGCTGGTCAACAATCAGCCGGTGGTCACGCCGACCTCCGACGGCCATGTGTTCCAGGATCGCACCGGTGGTACCGAGGCCAATTCGGTGTATGTCGACAACAAGATCGACGTCGGCAACTGGACCATCACCCCGGGCATTCGCTTCGAACACATCAGCACCGATTGGCACGACCGCGCCGTGCTCGACACCGCTGGCCGGCCGGTCCCGGAGAAAAACCGCAGCATCGAAAGCAATGAGCCGCTGCCGGCGCTGAGCGTGATGTATCACCTGTCCGATGCCTGGAAGCTGTTCGCCAATTACGAAACTTCGTTCGGCAGCCTGCAGTATTTTCAGCTCGGCCAGGGCGGTTCGGGTGACAGCACCGCCAACGGTCTGGAGCCGGAAAAGGCCAAGACCTACGAGATCGGCACGCGCTACAACGATGATGTCTGGGGCGGCGAGGTGACGCTGTTCTACATCGACTTCGATGACGAACTGCAATACATCAGCAACGACGTCGGCTGGACCAACCTCGGCGCGACCAAGCACCAGGGCATCGAAGCCTCGGCGCACTACGACATGGCCGCCCTTGATCCGCGTCTCGATGGTTTGACCGCCAACGCCGGTTTTACCTACACGCGCGCCACCTATGAAGGCGAGATCCCCGGCTTCAAGGGCCGCGATCTGCCGTTCTATTCGCGGCAGGTTGCGACGGTCGGATTGCGTTACGAGATCAACCGCTGGACGTACAACATCGATGGCTTCGCCCAATCGAAACAGCGTTCGCCGGGCACCGGTGTGAATGCGGATGGCAGCTTCAATGGCAACTACATCACTGAAGGCACGGCGGACGGGCAGTACGGCGACATCCCGGGTTACGTGACCTGGAACGTGCGCGGCGGCTATGACTTTGGTCCGCAGGTGTCGAACCTCAAGCTCGGTGCCGGGGTGAAGAACGTCTTCGACAAGCAATACTTCACCCGCTCCAGCGACAACAACTCGGGGATGTATGTCGGCGCACCGCGCACGTTCTTCGTGCAGGCCAGCGTAGGCTTCTAA
- a CDS encoding haloacid dehalogenase type II, whose translation MTLNNTPRPHWLTFDCYGTLIQWDEGLKAVVEKMLSDKGEHAVDAAKLIEVYDRHEHRLEQTPPHRSFRELSTLGLQLALEELGLPSQPEDSQRLASAIPNMPPFAEVVDTLAQLKAIGFKLCIVSNTDDDIIAGNVAQLGGHIDRVITAQQAGAYKPAPRLFDYAHAQLGVTRDEVVHICASPMLDHTAARDMGFRCVWIDRGTGRQLLPDYRPDAILSSLDQVLPLFKSLGWT comes from the coding sequence ATGACCTTGAACAACACGCCGCGCCCGCACTGGCTGACCTTCGATTGCTACGGCACGCTGATTCAGTGGGATGAAGGACTGAAAGCCGTGGTCGAGAAAATGCTCAGCGACAAGGGCGAGCACGCAGTCGACGCCGCTAAGCTGATCGAAGTCTACGACCGTCACGAGCATCGTCTCGAACAAACACCGCCGCACCGTTCCTTTCGCGAACTCAGCACCCTCGGCCTGCAACTGGCGCTGGAAGAATTGGGCTTGCCGAGCCAGCCCGAGGACAGTCAACGCCTGGCGTCAGCCATCCCCAACATGCCGCCATTTGCCGAAGTGGTCGACACCCTCGCGCAGCTCAAAGCCATCGGCTTCAAGCTGTGCATCGTCTCCAACACCGACGACGACATCATTGCCGGCAACGTCGCGCAACTCGGTGGCCATATCGACCGGGTGATCACCGCGCAACAGGCTGGCGCCTACAAGCCGGCGCCCCGTCTGTTCGACTATGCTCATGCGCAGTTGGGCGTGACCCGGGATGAAGTGGTGCACATCTGCGCAAGCCCCATGCTCGATCACACAGCGGCGCGGGACATGGGCTTTCGATGCGTGTGGATCGATCGCGGCACGGGTCGTCAGTTATTGCCGGACTATCGCCCCGACGCGATCCTGTCCAGCCTCGATCAAGTGCTGCCGCTGTTCAAATCCCTCGGCTGGACCTAA
- a CDS encoding diaminopimelate epimerase, producing MTKFYDARGNIYGVVSPQALREAGIALPTGADDCAASRQRWSEAAIARCCDWPEGQRPADSKPHRSDGLLIGPFQTSAPFDVLIVNTDGSLAERSGNGLTIFSQALADQGLMPEEGAVLRVHHDKGAAVETSVKPADVEGVQGFWLDLGQPEFGPDAVGAQAVERIQFNSRNVSHVQPLAQLNPDWTHSQFVRIGNPHCVTLLSDAAALPSNEQMRESPLNQRLTAIAYAMPTGAGNPCPAGVNLQWAALASPQTILARVFERGEGPTASSGTSASAVACAAWRVGWVEAGEVRVVMPGGTAPILLQQRSELGVTVHLFGVVVSLSDR from the coding sequence ATGACGAAGTTCTACGACGCACGCGGCAATATCTACGGAGTGGTTTCGCCCCAAGCCTTGCGCGAGGCCGGAATCGCTTTGCCGACAGGCGCCGACGACTGCGCCGCATCTCGGCAGCGCTGGAGCGAAGCCGCCATCGCCCGGTGCTGCGATTGGCCGGAAGGCCAGCGCCCGGCCGACAGCAAACCCCACCGCAGCGACGGCCTGCTGATCGGCCCGTTCCAGACTTCGGCGCCGTTCGATGTGTTGATCGTCAACACCGACGGCTCCCTCGCCGAGCGCAGTGGCAACGGCTTGACGATTTTTTCTCAGGCGTTGGCCGATCAGGGGTTGATGCCGGAGGAGGGCGCAGTGTTGCGCGTTCATCATGACAAAGGCGCAGCAGTGGAAACCTCGGTGAAACCGGCTGATGTAGAAGGGGTGCAGGGCTTCTGGCTGGATCTCGGCCAGCCCGAATTCGGGCCGGATGCCGTGGGTGCGCAGGCGGTTGAGAGAATTCAGTTTAATAGTCGGAACGTCAGCCACGTCCAGCCCTTGGCGCAACTCAATCCCGACTGGACGCACAGTCAATTCGTACGCATCGGCAATCCTCACTGCGTAACGCTGCTCAGCGATGCGGCTGCTTTGCCGAGCAACGAGCAGATGCGTGAATCACCCCTTAACCAACGGCTGACCGCTATTGCCTACGCCATGCCCACCGGTGCCGGCAATCCCTGCCCGGCGGGCGTCAATCTGCAATGGGCCGCGCTGGCGTCGCCGCAGACGATTCTCGCTCGGGTGTTTGAACGTGGCGAAGGGCCGACAGCGTCATCCGGCACCAGCGCCAGTGCGGTGGCGTGTGCAGCATGGCGGGTGGGTTGGGTTGAAGCGGGGGAAGTGCGGGTGGTCATGCCCGGTGGTACCGCGCCGATTCTGCTGCAACAGCGCAGCGAACTCGGCGTGACTGTGCACCTGTTTGGCGTGGTCGTATCCCTTTCTGACCGTTGA
- a CDS encoding aldolase, with the protein MAHILSGTGKARPSATLNLDTEAIITARNELAACFQLAALHGLEEGICNHFSAMLPGHDDLFLVNPYGYAFSEVTAQNLLVCDFAGNVVDGDGEPEATAFYIHARLHKQLPRVKVAFHTHMPHATALCLLQGPPLLWLGQTALKFYGRTAVDEDYSGLALDASEGDRIASVMGDADILFLKNHGVIVAAPTIAEAWDDLYYLERAAQVQLLAMATQRELKPVPHAIAQRAYEQMREGDAQSARAHLTSAMRRLALHN; encoded by the coding sequence ATGGCTCATATCTTGAGCGGCACTGGCAAAGCCAGACCAAGCGCAACGCTGAACCTGGACACCGAGGCGATCATCACCGCCCGCAACGAACTCGCTGCGTGCTTTCAACTGGCCGCGCTGCACGGGTTGGAGGAGGGCATCTGCAATCATTTTTCGGCGATGCTGCCGGGGCATGATGATCTGTTTCTGGTCAATCCATACGGCTACGCTTTTTCGGAAGTGACAGCGCAAAATTTGCTGGTCTGTGACTTCGCCGGCAATGTGGTCGATGGCGATGGCGAGCCCGAAGCGACCGCCTTCTACATCCACGCGCGCCTGCACAAACAACTGCCACGGGTAAAAGTCGCGTTCCATACGCACATGCCCCACGCCACCGCGTTGTGCCTGTTGCAAGGCCCGCCGCTGCTGTGGCTTGGGCAGACTGCGCTGAAGTTTTACGGGCGCACAGCGGTGGACGAGGATTACAGTGGCCTCGCGCTGGACGCATCGGAAGGCGACCGCATCGCCAGCGTCATGGGCGACGCCGACATTCTCTTTCTGAAAAACCACGGGGTGATTGTCGCCGCGCCGACCATTGCCGAAGCCTGGGACGATCTGTATTACCTGGAACGCGCCGCGCAGGTGCAACTGCTGGCGATGGCCACTCAGCGCGAATTGAAACCGGTGCCTCATGCGATTGCGCAGCGCGCCTATGAACAGATGCGTGAAGGCGATGCGCAAAGTGCCCGCGCACACCTGACCAGCGCGATGCGGCGGCTGGCCCTGCACAACTGA
- a CDS encoding sigma-70 family RNA polymerase sigma factor produces MRSRRSGFFEHYEELIGTWTRRLRNRAQAEDLAHDTFVRVLEADSAAVQQPRAYLHQTARNIAVDGYRREDRRGVMESEAVEDTASSAGDPEHYMHAIQLADSIERALTELPLNCRKIFVWQKIEGLTQAEIAERLGLSKNMVEKYMIRTLRHLRERLDGLQS; encoded by the coding sequence ATGCGCTCCCGCAGATCCGGCTTTTTCGAGCATTACGAAGAGTTGATCGGCACCTGGACTCGGCGCCTGCGCAATCGCGCGCAGGCCGAGGATCTGGCGCACGACACCTTTGTGCGGGTGCTCGAGGCGGATTCGGCGGCGGTGCAGCAGCCGCGTGCGTATCTGCATCAGACCGCGCGCAATATCGCGGTCGATGGTTATCGGCGGGAGGACCGGCGGGGCGTCATGGAGTCGGAGGCGGTCGAGGACACTGCGTCGTCAGCGGGCGATCCGGAGCATTACATGCACGCGATCCAGTTGGCCGACTCCATCGAACGCGCGCTCACCGAGCTGCCGCTCAACTGCCGCAAGATCTTTGTCTGGCAGAAGATCGAAGGCCTGACTCAGGCAGAAATCGCCGAGCGCCTGGGGCTGTCCAAGAACATGGTCGAAAAGTATATGATCCGCACCCTGCGGCATCTGCGTGAGCGGCTGGATGGCTTGCAATCATGA